From Draconibacterium halophilum, one genomic window encodes:
- the cbiB gene encoding adenosylcobinamide-phosphate synthase CbiB: MSENLEIIVPLLAGFTLDCLIGDPHFLPHPIRLFGKAILFGETKLNRGTHKKIKGAILSSILIISTFFIFKLGLLALSEFQNLFLIVSSIFVFYGLANRSLIQEALRVIFKLEKEGLESGRVQLSLIVGRETAQLNENQIRTAVLETLAENLSDGVIAPLFFYTVGGVPAMFAYKMANTLDSMIGYKNERYKEFGFFAAKLDDVLNFIPARLTAVLMATISFSFRGFKFIFRYGKKHASPNAGYPEAALAGILDCRFGGTNRYHGKVINKPIIGENSRLVTKNDVYKSCVINGAVALVFLVCFIVWLV; encoded by the coding sequence TTGAGTGAAAACCTCGAAATTATCGTGCCTCTTCTGGCAGGATTTACCCTCGACTGCCTAATTGGCGATCCGCACTTTTTACCGCACCCGATTCGTTTGTTTGGTAAAGCAATTTTATTTGGAGAAACGAAATTAAACCGGGGAACCCATAAAAAAATAAAGGGAGCAATCCTGTCTTCCATATTAATAATTAGCACATTCTTTATTTTCAAATTGGGCTTATTGGCATTGTCTGAATTTCAGAATTTATTCTTAATCGTTTCTTCCATTTTTGTTTTCTACGGTTTAGCCAATCGGTCGTTGATACAAGAGGCGCTTCGGGTAATCTTTAAATTGGAAAAAGAAGGACTGGAATCAGGGAGGGTGCAATTATCGTTGATTGTTGGGCGTGAGACCGCACAGTTAAACGAAAATCAGATTCGAACTGCCGTTTTGGAAACGCTGGCCGAAAATCTCAGCGACGGCGTAATTGCTCCCTTGTTTTTCTATACAGTTGGTGGTGTGCCTGCCATGTTTGCTTATAAAATGGCCAATACTCTCGACTCGATGATAGGTTATAAAAATGAGCGTTACAAAGAGTTTGGCTTTTTTGCTGCAAAACTTGATGATGTGTTGAATTTTATTCCGGCAAGATTGACGGCTGTTTTAATGGCGACAATAAGTTTTAGTTTTCGAGGATTCAAATTTATCTTTCGCTATGGCAAAAAACATGCAAGCCCAAATGCAGGGTACCCCGAGGCAGCGTTGGCCGGTATTCTTGATTGTCGTTTTGGAGGTACTAATCGCTATCATGGTAAAGTAATAAACAAACCTATTATTGGAGAAAATTCCCGGCTTGTAACGAAGAATGATGTTTATAAATCTTGTGTAATTAATGGAGCTGTAGCGTTGGTTTTTCTTGTTTGTTTTATCGTATGGTTGGTGTAA
- a CDS encoding cobyric acid synthase, with the protein MNKIQKYRPIMFVGTGSDVGKSVINAGFCRIFKQDALSPAPFKAQNMSLNSFPTSDGLEIGRAQAVQAEACGIDCRVEMNPVLLKPTSYMDSQIVLNGKPWANKSAKAYFNETDRDFLFSEAMNAFSHLEAEFNPIVVEGAGSISEVNLWEKDITNMRVAVEKNAATYLIADIDKGGVFGSVYGTMLLLPKQERKLVKGIIINKFRGDISLFEDGAKKLEELCGVPVVGIIPYFRDIYIDDEDSVVVDKKQFKAVEGKTNIAVVLLPHMSNFTDFNYLEHLPEVNLFYAASPEDIDKADIVILPGSKNTIADVLFLQKRGMASAVKKAHQQGKAVYGICGGFQMMGEWIADPHHVEGQIGKVPGLGILPVETILTEEKVTEQCSFIFQNEEEGKGYEIHMGETIAKKLSPTCIVNGQKEDGYYLCERTWGTYIHGIFDNNKVVSRILKAAGKQSVSAFDFQQFKEEQYDKLAKLIRENVDIGYIYKSMEIE; encoded by the coding sequence ATGAATAAGATACAAAAATACCGCCCTATAATGTTTGTCGGTACCGGCTCCGATGTTGGGAAAAGTGTAATAAATGCCGGATTCTGCCGTATTTTTAAACAGGATGCGTTGTCTCCGGCTCCGTTTAAAGCACAAAACATGTCGCTCAATAGTTTTCCTACTTCTGATGGTTTGGAAATTGGCCGTGCTCAGGCAGTTCAAGCCGAAGCATGTGGTATTGATTGCCGGGTTGAAATGAATCCTGTGCTGTTGAAACCAACAAGTTACATGGATTCGCAAATTGTGTTGAATGGTAAACCATGGGCCAATAAATCAGCCAAAGCATATTTTAACGAAACCGATCGCGATTTTCTGTTTAGCGAAGCCATGAATGCATTTTCGCACCTGGAAGCGGAATTTAACCCGATTGTTGTAGAAGGAGCAGGAAGTATCTCGGAAGTAAATCTTTGGGAAAAGGATATTACAAATATGCGGGTTGCGGTGGAGAAAAATGCCGCAACTTACCTTATTGCCGATATTGACAAAGGTGGTGTTTTTGGTAGCGTATACGGAACAATGCTTTTGTTGCCCAAGCAAGAGCGTAAGCTGGTGAAAGGAATAATCATTAATAAATTCAGGGGCGATATTTCCCTGTTTGAAGATGGTGCTAAAAAACTGGAGGAGCTTTGTGGGGTGCCGGTAGTTGGCATTATTCCGTACTTTCGCGATATTTATATTGATGATGAGGATTCGGTAGTAGTTGATAAAAAGCAGTTTAAAGCCGTGGAAGGGAAGACCAATATTGCGGTGGTGCTTTTACCACACATGTCGAATTTTACTGATTTTAATTATTTGGAGCACTTACCGGAAGTTAACCTGTTTTATGCGGCATCGCCTGAAGATATCGATAAGGCAGATATTGTAATTTTGCCTGGCTCAAAAAATACTATTGCCGATGTTTTATTTCTTCAGAAACGTGGAATGGCATCTGCCGTAAAAAAAGCTCACCAGCAAGGAAAAGCTGTTTATGGAATTTGTGGTGGTTTTCAGATGATGGGCGAGTGGATTGCCGATCCGCACCATGTTGAAGGTCAAATAGGAAAAGTTCCCGGTCTGGGAATTTTACCGGTAGAGACAATTCTTACCGAAGAAAAAGTGACAGAGCAATGTTCGTTTATTTTTCAAAACGAAGAGGAAGGCAAAGGTTACGAAATTCATATGGGCGAAACGATTGCCAAAAAATTGAGCCCTACCTGTATTGTAAATGGCCAAAAGGAGGATGGTTATTACCTTTGTGAAAGAACCTGGGGAACCTACATTCATGGTATTTTTGATAATAATAAAGTGGTGAGCCGAATTTTGAAAGCAGCGGGAAAGCAATCTGTTAGTGCATTCGATTTTCAACAATTTAAAGAAGAGCAATACGATAAACTGGCCAAACTGATTAGGGAAAACGTAGATATTGGATATATTTATAAATCGATGGAAATTGAGTGA
- the cobC gene encoding alpha-ribazole phosphatase, with protein MNIYAIRHTRVNVKAGICYGQTDVDVAGSFYEEQKKLAQEIKSVNFDQIWSSPLIRCRKLTESLFVQTDIKYDSRLKELNFGDWEMQSWDDIYAGREGKCWMNNYKIQATKNGESYPEMMKRVSAFINEIKKYNTKNIAVVTHAGVIRILKSVIEGVPIGDLFENFKPPYGSVTILEIKKHE; from the coding sequence ATGAATATCTATGCGATCCGACATACGCGTGTAAATGTAAAGGCTGGCATTTGTTACGGGCAAACTGATGTTGATGTGGCCGGCTCGTTTTACGAAGAACAGAAAAAGCTGGCGCAGGAAATTAAAAGTGTAAACTTTGATCAAATATGGTCCAGTCCGCTCATCCGCTGCCGGAAATTGACTGAAAGTCTTTTCGTGCAAACCGATATTAAATACGATTCACGTTTAAAAGAACTAAATTTTGGAGATTGGGAAATGCAATCATGGGATGATATTTACGCCGGTCGTGAAGGAAAGTGCTGGATGAATAATTATAAAATACAGGCTACAAAAAATGGCGAGTCTTATCCGGAAATGATGAAGCGTGTTTCCGCGTTTATCAACGAAATAAAGAAATATAATACTAAAAATATTGCCGTCGTTACCCATGCCGGAGTCATTCGTATTCTAAAAAGTGTAATTGAAGGAGTACCCATTGGCGATTTGTTTGAAAATTTTAAACCGCCCTATGGCAGCGTTACTATATTGGAGATTAAGAAGCATGAATAA
- a CDS encoding adenosylcobinamide-GDP ribazoletransferase has product MFGVILPVSVAVVLSMVATILLTGAFHEDGFADFCDGFGGGYTPERILEIMKDSRIGTYGTVGILFVLVAKFLSLMHLEPTRIPLILIAGHAISRVFPVLLIYSSKYARLDASSKTKPVGKADSLFSLLFALITGCISLVFLEWQEVVLAVAVLLIVTFFFRNYITRKLDGYTGDVLGALQQLCEVFFYLCILAYQNSL; this is encoded by the coding sequence ATGTTCGGAGTAATACTACCGGTGTCAGTGGCTGTGGTTCTGAGTATGGTTGCAACTATTTTGTTAACCGGAGCTTTTCATGAGGATGGATTTGCCGATTTCTGCGATGGTTTTGGCGGCGGATACACCCCCGAGCGTATTTTGGAAATCATGAAAGACAGTCGTATCGGCACTTATGGAACTGTTGGTATATTGTTTGTCCTGGTCGCGAAATTCCTGTCTCTAATGCACCTGGAACCCACAAGAATACCATTAATCTTAATCGCAGGACACGCCATTAGCCGTGTTTTTCCGGTTCTACTTATTTATTCATCAAAATATGCACGCCTTGATGCAAGTAGCAAAACAAAACCTGTAGGGAAGGCCGATTCGCTGTTTTCATTGTTATTTGCTCTGATAACGGGTTGCATTTCGTTGGTATTTCTCGAGTGGCAGGAGGTAGTGCTGGCAGTGGCGGTATTGCTAATTGTAACATTCTTCTTCCGAAATTACATAACACGAAAATTAGACGGCTACACCGGTGATGTATTGGGCGCGTTGCAACAACTTTGCGAAGTGTTTTTCTATTTGTGTATTCTCGCTTATCAGAATTCTTTATGA
- a CDS encoding adenosylcobinamide-GDP ribazoletransferase: MKNEIKIFLTALMFYTRIPVGHIQGWSEKMLNKSTRYFPIIGWIVGGVGHWFFQCSE; encoded by the coding sequence ATGAAAAACGAAATCAAAATATTCCTTACCGCCCTGATGTTTTACACCCGTATTCCGGTTGGCCACATCCAAGGCTGGTCGGAGAAAATGCTCAACAAATCAACACGGTACTTCCCCATAATCGGATGGATTGTGGGAGGAGTGGGGCACTGGTTTTTTCAATGTTCGGAGTAA
- the cobT gene encoding nicotinate-nucleotide--dimethylbenzimidazole phosphoribosyltransferase, translating to MMEEKIKNAIADNKHATNVEGKKKSPLWGDLEGLLQHKIDNKTKPLGSLGVLEEIALQVGLVQNTLSPKIENPAHLVFAADHGLADEGISPYPKDVTWQMVMNFCAGGASINVFCRQNEMELKVFDVGVDYDFSENLPVVNAKIARGTCNMRKEPAMTIGECRAAMEVGCKAVRVEVAKGCNTVACGEMGIGNTSSSSLLMHKFTGHPIEDCTGRGSGLGDKQLDRKTRILKEISEKYDPQSAEEVLTTFGGLEIAAMTGAYLEAKKQNMIILIDGFISTAALLTAIQFDASVKENCIFCHSSDEKGHKLMLEFLGVKPLLQLGMRLGEGGGAAVALPLVKSAVNFLNEMSSMEDAGVSNKE from the coding sequence ATGATGGAAGAAAAAATAAAGAACGCAATTGCAGACAACAAACATGCTACCAATGTTGAAGGGAAGAAAAAGTCTCCCCTTTGGGGAGATTTAGAGGGGCTTCTTCAACACAAAATAGATAACAAAACCAAGCCACTTGGTTCGCTTGGTGTGCTTGAAGAGATTGCCCTTCAAGTCGGGCTGGTACAAAATACATTGTCGCCAAAAATTGAAAATCCGGCGCACCTGGTTTTTGCCGCCGATCATGGTTTGGCCGACGAAGGAATTAGTCCGTACCCCAAAGATGTAACCTGGCAAATGGTAATGAATTTTTGTGCAGGAGGTGCATCCATCAATGTTTTCTGTCGTCAGAACGAAATGGAACTAAAGGTTTTTGATGTGGGGGTTGATTATGATTTTTCTGAAAACCTGCCGGTAGTAAATGCCAAAATTGCTCGTGGTACTTGTAACATGCGAAAAGAACCAGCCATGACAATTGGAGAGTGCCGGGCAGCAATGGAAGTCGGGTGTAAAGCCGTTCGTGTTGAGGTCGCCAAGGGTTGCAATACCGTCGCTTGTGGCGAAATGGGAATTGGGAATACCTCTTCTTCATCGCTGTTAATGCACAAATTTACAGGTCATCCTATTGAAGATTGCACCGGACGTGGATCAGGTTTGGGAGATAAGCAGCTAGATCGGAAAACAAGAATATTAAAAGAAATTTCAGAAAAATATGATCCTCAATCGGCTGAGGAAGTTTTAACCACATTTGGAGGCCTGGAAATTGCTGCAATGACCGGCGCCTACCTCGAAGCAAAAAAGCAAAATATGATCATCCTTATCGATGGTTTTATTTCTACTGCCGCTCTCTTAACAGCTATTCAGTTTGATGCTTCAGTAAAAGAAAATTGTATCTTTTGCCACAGTTCCGACGAAAAAGGGCATAAATTAATGTTGGAATTTCTGGGCGTAAAACCTTTGCTTCAGTTGGGAATGCGCCTGGGCGAAGGAGGAGGTGCAGCGGTGGCATTGCCTTTGGTAAAATCTGCTGTAAATTTCCTGAATGAGATGAGTAGTATGGAAGATGCCGGTGTAAGTAACAAAGAATAG
- the cobU gene encoding bifunctional adenosylcobinamide kinase/adenosylcobinamide-phosphate guanylyltransferase, protein MAQITFITGGQRSGKSSFAQKRAEESSASPVYLATARIWDEDFHKRVKRHQSDRGEQWITIEEEIEISKHVLTGKTVLLDCITLWLTNIFYQNKNDVDTSLELAKREWNKFINQNMELFVVSNELGMGVHPENEMARKFADLQGWMNQYIAQTANEVFLMVSGIPIQVKASPDPHKGEGYEASYA, encoded by the coding sequence ATGGCACAAATCACATTTATAACAGGCGGTCAACGATCAGGGAAAAGTAGTTTTGCTCAAAAACGTGCAGAAGAAAGTTCGGCGTCTCCGGTATATCTGGCAACTGCACGTATCTGGGACGAAGATTTTCATAAGCGCGTAAAACGCCATCAGTCCGATAGGGGCGAACAGTGGATAACAATTGAAGAAGAAATCGAGATTAGCAAACACGTCCTGACAGGAAAAACAGTGCTGCTTGATTGTATTACGCTGTGGTTAACAAACATTTTTTATCAGAATAAGAATGATGTGGATACCAGCCTTGAACTGGCCAAACGTGAGTGGAATAAATTTATTAACCAGAACATGGAGCTTTTTGTGGTAAGCAACGAATTGGGAATGGGAGTTCATCCTGAAAATGAAATGGCCCGCAAATTTGCCGATCTGCAAGGCTGGATGAACCAGTACATTGCACAAACGGCCAACGAAGTTTTTCTTATGGTTTCCGGAATACCTATACAAGTGAAAGCCTCCCCCGACCCGCACAAAGGAGAGGGTTACGAAGCGTCTTATGCTTAA
- a CDS encoding PKD domain-containing protein gives MKNRFKILMFLAVLAIAFTACDDDESLDITLGFSFSPEENIQVGDTVYFTNNSLSNMDVVYTWDMGDGTTLNDESVEHVYSEPGIYDVTLSVKEGQSEKYVSQQINVDANLAYIVNAGSWSGDKSTITAYNKYTDKVVNQYYNSANGLDITSNIQFAYNYNGEIYMTGNTADQIFWVDAKTFEQTENGITDQIVSPRNCQALGDYLYVSCWGGAVYADPTLSYIAKVDLTTNEVVTTIPVHYGPEGLAIVGNKLYAALNYTNRVAVVDLDTEEVSYIDLPEGNIPSYFEKDEQNNLYINLGVAYGDETTQTGIGYINTSTDEFEAKYDLEGVSSMNYVDVFEFNDDFSKLYIVTTGGYGMPGGVSVFDVASKSFEAEKFIDGVNGLNGLGYYDNKLFCFFSDNVTSNGSVITYSSDGTELNEYETGIAPFMLLDVE, from the coding sequence ATGAAAAACCGATTTAAAATTTTGATGTTTTTGGCCGTGTTGGCTATTGCTTTCACTGCTTGCGATGATGATGAAAGTTTAGATATAACGCTGGGCTTTTCTTTCTCACCTGAAGAAAATATTCAGGTTGGAGATACCGTTTATTTTACAAACAATTCGTTGTCGAATATGGATGTTGTTTATACCTGGGATATGGGAGATGGAACAACGTTAAATGATGAATCAGTAGAGCATGTTTATTCCGAGCCAGGTATTTATGATGTAACTTTAAGTGTGAAGGAAGGGCAATCCGAAAAATATGTTAGCCAACAAATAAATGTTGATGCCAACCTTGCTTACATTGTTAACGCCGGAAGCTGGTCGGGAGATAAATCGACCATTACGGCATACAATAAATATACCGATAAGGTGGTTAATCAGTATTACAATTCAGCAAACGGATTGGACATCACTTCAAATATTCAGTTTGCCTACAACTATAACGGCGAAATTTATATGACGGGAAATACTGCCGATCAGATCTTTTGGGTTGATGCTAAAACATTTGAGCAGACTGAAAATGGAATCACCGATCAGATTGTGAGCCCTCGCAATTGTCAGGCGCTGGGCGATTACCTGTATGTTTCATGCTGGGGAGGTGCGGTGTATGCCGATCCTACTTTGTCGTACATTGCAAAAGTGGATTTAACTACAAATGAAGTTGTAACTACAATTCCGGTGCATTATGGCCCCGAAGGTTTGGCTATTGTCGGAAACAAATTGTATGCTGCATTAAATTATACGAATCGTGTAGCAGTAGTCGATTTGGATACGGAAGAGGTTTCATATATCGATCTTCCCGAAGGCAACATTCCTTCGTATTTTGAAAAGGATGAGCAGAATAATCTGTATATCAATCTGGGAGTTGCTTATGGCGATGAAACCACTCAAACGGGAATCGGTTACATCAATACTTCTACCGATGAATTTGAGGCCAAATATGATTTGGAAGGAGTAAGCAGTATGAACTACGTTGATGTTTTTGAGTTTAATGATGACTTCTCGAAATTGTATATAGTAACTACCGGCGGATATGGAATGCCCGGTGGTGTATCAGTATTTGATGTGGCATCAAAAAGTTTCGAAGCCGAGAAATTCATAGATGGAGTGAATGGCCTGAATGGGTTGGGTTACTACGACAATAAATTGTTTTGTTTCTTTTCTGACAATGTAACTTCAAATGGTTCAGTAATAACATACTCATCCGACGGAACAGAGCTGAATGAATACGAAACAGGTATTGCGCCATTCATGCTTTTGGATGTTGAATAA